From Micropterus dolomieu isolate WLL.071019.BEF.003 ecotype Adirondacks linkage group LG06, ASM2129224v1, whole genome shotgun sequence:
CAGCCGGTTCACTTCCTGCCGGTGGTGATTTCAGACGGCAGCAGTCCGTCTCTCAGCAGCACCAACTCGCTCTCCATCACAGTCTGCGACTGCGACGCCCATGGAAACCGCCGCTCCTGCAGCCGGGGAGCGGCGCTGCTGCTGGTCGGCCTCAGCTCCGCCGCCGCTGCCACGGTCCTCACCTGCATCCTCGTACTACTGGGTAAGACCAGAACCCGTTTCACTGTGACCTGACAATTAACACCAGAAACAGTAAGTAGAAACAGCAGCGTACCTGCAGATACACAGACCTGACTAGAGAGCACCTTCTCCGTTCTCACCTGTCTCCTCAGGTGTCATCGTGGTCGTAGCAGCTGTCAGACGCAGTAGGAGGGAGCCTCTGATGATGGACGACGAGCGGGACATTCGTGAGAACATCGTTCACTACGATGATGAAGGCGGCGGCGAGGAGGACACCGAGGCCTTCGACATGTTCGCACTGAGACACCTGAACAAACCAAACCCACCCCGCCGAGACCCCGACAACAACCTGCCGGGACTCCTCGCCAAAACCCCGGAGTACAGGGCGGAAAGGAACATGCTGTTCCAGGAGTTCATCCGGAACAGGCTGCAGGAGGCAGATGTGGACCTGACGGCGCCCCCCTATGACTCTCTGCAGACCTACGCCTTTGAGGGCAACGGGTCCACTGCGGAGTCACTGAGCTCGTTAAACTCATCAGAGTTTGAGCAGAATTACAACTTCCCGACAGAGTGGGGGCCGAGGTTCAGGAAGCTCGCAGACCTGTACGGAGACCATGAGGGAGGGGGGGTCGCCTTGTAGTCCGCAGACTGTAGCAACCCCAGACGACggggggttggggggtgggggtcgGGGTGGGCGGGGTCAGAGCCAGGCTGGAGGGTGTGGGGGTCGGGGTGGGCGGGGTCAGAGCCAGGCTGGAGCAGGTCGAAGACACCAAAGTAGTTTACAAGGGGGTCTAACCAAAGCTAGCTGGAACAGAGCCAGTTTAAGTGATAAATCTTGACAAGGTTTAGTTGGTGGAGCATCAAAGAGACAAGCAGGTTCAGGTTCAGGCTAGAACCAGTTTAAAGTCTAGCTGGGGTGCAGCATGTGAGCGAGGATTCTGCTGTCACTTTGTGTCTCATCAGTTTTCCTTCAGAAAATATTTACGTCAGGAGCCGTGAACTGACGGCTATGAGCCTATGAACTGAAGACAGCCATGTTTGTAGTCCGATCAGGAACCAAATCCTTCAGTGTTTCTGAACCAGAACCAGGAGAGTCTGACAGACAAAAGTTGCTGATTATTGGATCCAGATGTGTCAAGCAGCTGATGTTTAAAGCCCTGTCGTATGTGAAGTTCTGACCCACATGGTTctgacagataaaataaaataaccacAGCAGGTTCAGAGCCGAGAAACAGAGGAACTGTCTAAGTTGGCTTTTATAACCTGACGTGTTTGATTCTTTCAGCTCGCTGCGTGGCGGCGTTTCCATGTTAGAAGTCTCCGGCGCCGAATAAGAGGTCGTTCATCACAGTCAGTTATTTAACACACTGAGAGGGTTTTGACCCGCTAAAGCTGCACCACTTCAGCAGAAAGCAGCCTATCAGGCCGCCTACAGCACGGTGGTGTCATTTTCCTGAGAGCTCATTGGTCAGTAGATGTTGATCTCTGATCTGGAACAGGTCAACCGCTCAGCATCAGGTACCATGGTGAACCAGCGTCGTGGTTCTGAACACCTGAAGTACTGCGCTGTGATGCAGAGTACTGCGCGCTGTGATGCAGAGTACTGCGCTGTGATGCAGAGTACTGCGCTGTGATGCAGAGTACTGCGCACTGTGATGCAGAGTACTGCGCTGTGATGCAGAGTACTGCGAGCTGTGATGCAGAGTACTGCGCTGTGATGCAGAGTACTGCGTGCTGTGATGCAGAGTACTGCGCGCTGTGATGCAGAGTACTGCGAGAGTACTGCGAGCTGTGATGCAGAGTACTGCGCTGTGATGCAGAGTACTGCGTGCTGTGATGCAGAGTACTGCGCGCTGTGATGCAGAGTACTGCGCTGTGATGCAGAGTACTGCGCGCTGTGATGCAGAGTACTGCGAGCTGTGATGCAGAGTACTGCGCTGTGATGTAGAGTACTGCGAGCTGTGATGCAGAGTACTGCGCTGTGATGCAGAGTACTGCGTGCTGTGATGCAGAGTACTGCGCGCTGTGATGCAGAGTACTGCGCTGTGATGCAGAGTACTGCGCGCTGTGATGCAGAGTACTGCGAGGCAGAGTACTGCGTGCTGTGATGCAGAGTACTGCGCGCTGTGATGCAGAGTACTGCGCTGTGATGCAGAGTACTGCGCGCTGTGATGCAGAGTACTGCGAGCTGTGATGCAGAGTACTGCGCTGTGATGTAGAGTACTGCGAGCTGTGATGCAGAGTACTGCGCTGTGATGCAGAGTACTGCGCTGTGATGCAGAGTACTGCGCTGTGATGTAGAGTACTGCGCTGTGATGCAGAGTACTGTGCTGTGATGTAGAGTACTGCGCTGTGATGCAGAGTACTGTGCTGTGATGCAGAGTACTGCGCTGTGATGAGTTAGGAGTAAATAAAAGGTAATATGTACTTGTAGAATATTATTCTGTGATCTTTATTGTACACACCGACAGTACCCAAACCTTTCAGTGTCCTTTTTTGGACAAGAAATGTGAAAGCAAGTGTTTAAGATGAACCGTATGCAGCAGGAACGCCTCGCTGCTCCACCCAGAGCTGAAGATGTACACCGTAGTATCAAAGAGTCCTTAACACGGACTCTGCGGAACAGAAACGGAACGTCAACGTTCTCTATGGATCTCCTGATTCAGGAGGATTCCCACAGTAATCTGACTGACAGTGGAGGACAGAAAGTACTCCTAAACCTGATCATTCGAACGAGATGTAAACTCTACTATTAAAACACTATTTCAATCTCTTTTACTGACTCCTGCCAGCAGAGgttcaaatgttttgtcttcAGCTGGGTTTCTTGCTGTTGCTGAAGTTTATGCGTGAAGCTTGATCCTGGACTACATTCTGTCCTGATTACTGCAAAATAAAACCCTAGACCGCGATCCAGAGCAGTTCACTACAGAAACGGAGTCCGCTATGTGGACCTGGAGTCCTCTGATCCTCCTCCAGGTGTCGCTGCAGTCACCGCCGGACTACTCACGGAGGGGACGTTTATTTTGACAGTGTAACCCGGATGTGACCGGATGTATTTCCGGGTCTGTTACCGCTGAGCTGGCTGGCAGGCTGCAGAGTCCAGACCAGATCAGGGTCTTTACGCTCCGTTTTCTGAGACTTACTGTAAAGGTTCCTCGGCGATGAGGGTCCGCACGGGTCCGTGCCGGTCCCTGCTGGTCTGCCTGACCCTGCTGGTTTCTGCGGTCCCCCCTCTGACCGCCTGGGACGCGGACCTGGAGCTGCTCGACCTGGTGGAGGAGATCCCGCAGACCTTCTACCAGTTCCTGTCCCTGGACCAGGTCCGTGCTAACTGCTAACTGCTAATTGTCTCCATGGTAACCGCACAGCAGCAGCTAGCTGGGTGCTAATGCTAACAGCTGGGTGTCGCGCGCACAGCGGGGCTAAGCTAGTTAGCAGCTGTAGCTAATGCAGAACCGGAACCAGGCTAATGGTCCCGGTTAACTGACGGGTCAGTTAAAGTGGTTCCGTTCTGACCAGGTGCAGCTGTGTCAGGATCAGGAGCAGCCTTATTGGAGGGACTAGCTGCAGGCAGGCAGCTGacatagatgtagaaatatataaatatgtaataaacagagaaaaataatacaactgacaatataaaaagaGAATTAACAATAACTACAagtcaacaacaaatatatgcAGTGTGTCAGGTTCGTGCACAATATGACACGAAGTGatgtttacatgtgcagagacgattgtgttattggggggggggggcatgggccttgttaatgaggctgcagacgggaagaagctgtttttgtggtgagaggtttcggtcctgatggaccgcagcctcctgccagaggggagagtctgaagcagtttgtgtccggggtgggaggagtcagctgcaatctttcctgctcgcctcagagtcctggaggcgtacaggtccagaagagaaggaagattgcagccaatcaccttctctgcagagcgaacgatgcgctgcagcctgcccttgtccctggcggtggcagcagcgaaccagatggtgatggaggaggtgaggatggactcaatgatggtggtgtagaagtgcaccatcattgtctttggcaggctgaacttcttcagctgccgcaggaagtaataataataataataataatctttatttgtagagcacttttcaaaaacaagttacaaagtgctttaacaagtgtaaagacaataatacccaagagacaatattacaaaaacaatacaagataaaagcatgaaaacatgaaaacaacaaaaaaagactaaaatacatgtttaagataaatataaaattagtaaaatagaataaaataaaagggataaaataaagtcaaataagatcgggaaaagctctcctataaaagtatgttttaagaaggtacttaaaagagttcactgactcagccgacctgatttcctcgggcaggctgttccagagcctcggggccctgacagcaaacgctctgtcccctttagttttcagtcgagactctggaacagacaacagacctctgcccgaggatctcaaggtacgtgctggtgcgtatgggactaaaaggtcagaaatataacgaggcgagaggccatgaagagctttaaaagtgatcaatagaattttaaagtcaattctaaaacatactgggagccagtgtaatgaagctaaaataggagtaatgtggtcatatttctttgttctggttaaaagcctggcagctgagttctggacagacccagacctcacagccctagacctcactgatccagaccccacagacccagaccccacagacccagacctcacagANNNNNNNNNNNNNNNNNNNNNNNNNNNNNNNNNNNNNNNNNNNNNNNNNNNNNNNNNNNNNNNNNNNNNNNNNNNNNNNNNNNNNNNNNNNNNNNNNNNNcctctcctgtctctccttcctctcgTGCCCATCCTgcctccccttcctctcctgcctctcctgcctctcctgcctctccttcctctcctgcctctccttcctctcctgcctctcctgcccctcctgcctccccttcctctcctgcctctccttcctctcctgcctctcctgccCATCATGCCTCCCCTGCCTCTCCTGCCCATCATGCCTCCCctgcctctcctgcctctcctgcccatcctgcctctacttcctctcctgtctctcctgcctctcctgcccatcctgcctccccttcctctcctgcctctcctgcctccccttcctctcctgcccctcctgcctccccttcctctcctgcctctcctgccCCTCCTGCCCCTCTCTGAACATTATCACTACGTTcatgattattatattattgtccCTGACGCGTTATTATAACATAGCAGCAGAGATCCAGGCAGCTCGCTGCGGCCCGTCACTATTCGCTGCGACTCGCAGGGCACGCGCTGTGATGGTCGTGGCCTTCGGCCTTTATTTATTCCTGTTCCGCCGTCACCTGCCACAGTCTTTCTTTGTATTCTGCACATTCcttattataaagtgctttgTGCTGCGGGACGAAGTGGATCAGCTTGTCAGACCCAGACCCCATTCTGGATTCTGAAGTTTCAAAACCCTTACTACGGATGAAACGCTGAAAACCGAACGCGATCAGAATCTTTTTCTGACGGGCGAAAGTTTGGGAGGCAGGGACCTGAACAGCTGTCCAACAGGTGAGCAGCATAAAGGTCAGACTGAAGACGTCAGACGTGTCCTGGTAGACGCCGCGCCGGGGGACATTTCACCTTAAAACAGCTgttaacctgtctgtctctgtctgtcccagGATGCGTCCCCAGCGGAGATCAAGAAGGCGTATCGACGTCTGTCTCTGATTCTGCATCCCGACAAGAACAAAGATGAAAACGCTGAAACTCAgttcagacaggtgagacgCTTCTTCTTCTACAATTTAGAAACACTTCATTCACTGCACACAGCACGCACCaatctgatcagctgttctggatcTCAAAACTCTCAGGGTCCAGGTTCAGGGTCAGTGTGACACTTGAACAGAGCCCAGGTGAGGATGTGAAGGGGGCCCCAGGCGGACCTCTGTAGTCTCTCGGTGTTAAACTGATCACTGAATTATGAAATCGCCGGGAACAAACCGTCAGTCAGGATTtgaatcaataatcaataaatcagcagcagctctgtgaacCACATTTATTGATcaggtctgtgtttgtgtcctttgTAGCTGGTGGCCATTTACGAAGTCCTGAAGGACGAGGAGAGACGACACAAGTGAGTCCCCACAAACACCCAgctctcagccaatcagaggacaGAGCCAGACCTTTACATCGAAGCCGATCCCTGTCGCTCGTCCCTCTATCTTTGCAGCCGGTCCCTCTGTCTTTGCAGCCGGTCCCTGTCGCTCGTCCCTCTGTCTTTGCAGCCGGTCCCTGTCGCTCGTCCCTCTATCTTTGCAGCCGGTCCCTCTGTCTTTGCAGCCGGTCCCTGTCGCTCGTCCCTCTATCTTTGCAGCCAGTCCCTGTCGCTCGTCCCTCTATCTTTGCAGCCGGTCCCTGTCGCTCGTCCCTCTATCTTTGCAGCCGgtccctctgtctctgcagccgGTCCCTGTCGCTCGTCCCTCTATCTTTGCAGCCGGTCCCTCTGTCTTTGCAGCCGGTCCCTCTGTCTTTGCAGCCGgtccctctgtctctgcagccgATCCCTGTCGCTCGTCCCTCTATCTTTGCAGCCGGTCCCTCTGTCTTTGCAGCcgttccctctgtctctgcagccgATCCCTGTCGCTCGTCCCTCTATCTTTGCAGCCGGTCCCTCTGTCTTTGCAGCCGGTCCTTCTGTCTCTGCAGCCGATCCCTGTCGCTCGTCCCTCTATCTTTGCAGCCGGTCCCTCTGTCTTTGCAGCCGGTCCCTCTGTCTTTGCAGCCGGTCCCTCTGTCCCTGCAGCCGGTCCCTCTGTCCCTGCAGCCGGTCTCTCTGTTCCTGCAGCGTGTCCCTCTGTCTTTGCAGCCGGTCCCTCTGTCTTTGCAGCcggtccctctctctctgcagccgaTCCCTGTCACTCGTCCCTCTGTCTTTGCAGCcgttccctctgtctctgcagccgttccctctgtctctgcagccgATCCCTGTCGCTCGTCCCTCTATCTTTGCAGCCGgtccctctgtctctgcagcccttccctctgtctctgcagccgATCCCTGTCGCTCGTCCCTCTATCTTTGCAGCCGGTCCCTCTGTCTTTGCAGCcgttccctctgtctctgcagccgATCCCTGTCGCTCGTCCCTCTGTCTTTGCAGCCGATCCCTGTCGCTCGTCCCTCTGTCTTTGCAGCCGGTCCCTCTGTCCCTGCAGCCGGTCCCTCTGTCCCTGCAGCCGgtccctctgtctctgcagccgGTCTCTCTGTTCCTGCAGCGTGTCCCTCTGTCTTTGCAGCCGGTCCCTCTGTCTTTGCAGCcgttccctctgtctctgcagccgATCCCTGTCGCTCGTCCCTCTATCTTTGCAGCCGGTCCCTCTGTCTTTGCAGCcgttccctctgtctctgcagccgATCCCTGTCGCTCGTCCCTCTATCTTTGCAGCCGgtccctctgtctctgcagccgGTCTCTCTGTTCCTGCAGCGTGTCCCTCTGTCCCTGCAGCTGGTTCCTGACGCTCGtccctctgtctctcagccTTTACGGAGCCTAGTTAATAATGAGAGCTGTTAACACACAGAGTTCAGCTGGGTTGTTGAGCACGCTGCTCCCCCCTTTCCAccacactgtcattctgtgggaaacactctctttctaatatatatatatatatatatatatataaaatctctaatgtgtgtgcgtgcgtgcgcagGTATGATGACATCCTGGTGAACGGCCTTCCTGATTGGCGGCAGCCAGTTTTCTACTACAGACGAGTGAGGAAGATGAGTAACGCTGAGCTggccttcctcctcttccttatCCTCACTGTGGGCCACTATGCTGTCATCTGGTCCATTTACCTGGAGAAACAGCTGGTGagacagccaatcagaacacagCAGATACTCAGACAGCCAGTCTAAGCAGACTTGGTCATGTGATCTGACCATGAATCGTCCCTGTGTCCAGGACGAGCTGCTGagtaagaagaagaaagagaagaagaagaagctgagCTCCAGACCTCCAGATGACCTCAGGTGTATCGGCCAGGACCGGACCGACAGGTACAGCCGTGACATCATCCCTGGACTTCCTGTTgtcttggtttgtttgtgtctgttatcgtttgtttgttgttttcagaatTCAGGACCGACCTCACTGGCAGGACATCCTCCCTCTGAAGCTGAGCATCTGGCTTTACCTGTCCATCAAAAGCTTGCCGGAGACCATCCAGGTAGGAGGTGAACCAGGTCAGGCTTGGTCTCTGGTCCTTGTCCTGGTCTTAGCTctggtctctgtgtgtttcaggaggTGAAGCAGTACTATGAGGACTACCAGCagatgaagcagcagcagcagagagaagaagCTGAAGCTGAAAAGGAAGCTGCGCCCAGTAAACACACTTTCCCTCCTTTGTTCCAGCTCTTTATACTGCAAACATACAGATCAgtaatcaataatcaatcactgtcagtgtttactgAAAACATACAGATCAAtaatcactgtctgtgtttactgcaaacatacagatcaataatcaataatcactgtcagtgtttactgcaaacatacagatcaataatcaataatcactgtcagtgtttactgCAAACATACAGATCAAtaatcactgtctgtgtttactgcaaacatacagatcaataatcaataatcactGTCATTGTTTACTGCAAACATAcagatcaataatcaataatcactgtcagtgtttactgcaaacatacagatcaataatcaataatcactgtcagtgtttactgcaaacatacagatcaataatcaataatcactgtcagtgtttactgCAAACATACAGATCAAtaatcactgtctgtgtttactGCAAACATACAGATCAAtaatcactgtctgtgtttactGCAAACATACAGATCAAtaatcactgtctgtgtttactGCAAACATACAGATCAAtaatcactgtctgtgtttactgcaaacatacagatcaataatcaataatcactgtcagtgtttactgcaaacataaagatcaataatcaataatcactgtcagtgtttactgcaaacatacagatcaataatcaataatcactgtctgtgtttactgcaaacatacagatcaataatcaataatcactgtcagtgtttactgcaaacatacagatcaataatcaatcactgtctgtgtttactgcaaacatacagatcaataatcaataatcactgtcagtgtttactgcaaacatacagatcaataatcaatcactgtctgtgtttactGCAAACATACAGATCAATaatcactgtcagtgtttactgcaaacatacagatcaataatcaataatcactgtcagtgtttactgcaaacatacagatcaataatcaatcactgtctgtgtttactgcaaacatacagatcaataatcaataatcactgtcagtgtttactgcaaacatacagatcaataatcaatcactgtctgtgtttactgcaaacatacagatcaataatcaataatcactgtcagtgtttactgcaaacatacagatcaataatcaatcactgtctgtgtttactGATTTCTGTCAccacaaaatgtagcaaaacatttttttccagcAGAAACACATGTTGTGAACACACATGCGCTGCATTTTCCCGCCTTTTTAACACTGCTGTGGTTACAAACCTGTTGCAGCTGATttggtaacacctgtgacacgcccaccacacgggagaaaacatacctcgaaacATGTCATTCAATGTGAACTCGCCCCTGACAGTTTCTCAATACTGAGATCaccaagttcggacttctgtactgTAAAGTTCGGACTTCTGCACTGTAAAGTTCGGACTTCTGCACTGTAAAGTTCGGACTTCTGCACTGTAAAGTTCGGACTTCTGCACTGTAAAGTTCAGACTTCTGTCCTGTAAAGTTCAGACTTCTGTCCTGTAAAGTTCAGACTTCTGTACTGTAAAGTTCAGACTTCTGTCCTGTAAAGTTCAGACTTCTGTCGTTTAAAGTTCAAACTTCTGTACTGTAAAGTTCAGACTTCTGTCGTTTAAAGTTCAAACTTCTGTACTGTAAAGTTCAAACTTCTGTCGTTTAAAGTTCAAACTTCTGTCGTTTAAAGTTCAGACTTCTGTCGTTTAAAGTTCAGACTTCTGTACTGTAAAGTTCAGACTTCTGTACTTATGGGGGGGCGTTCAGTCACCTGACCATGTTAGGCTTCACTTCCTGTCCTCTGTCTTTAGGAGAGAAGAGGCCGAAGGTTAAAAAGCCGAAGGTGGAGTTTCCTGTTTACGAACCGTCACTAGAGGACCTGAACTACCAGAGTTATGACCAGACCACATCCATAGAGGACATCGAAGACCAGATGGATGACTGGCTGCAGGACCGCAGAGCTGCAAAGAAGAAGGTCTGCTGTTATTGATCAGTTCTTACTGTGATCAGGGTCCTCAGGCTGCAGACTGGACTGCCGGTGTGGCAGATACCTGGAtgatgtgtctctgtgtctctctatcCTCAGGCTGCAGACTGGACGGAGGACGAGCTCAGCCTCCTCAGCAGGCTGATGGTTAAATTTCCTGGAGGAGCTCCGGGTCGCTGGGAGAAGATCGCTCAGGAACTGGGACGATCAGTGGCCGACGTAAGCCTGCTTGAACTGGTTTAAAACCAGGAAAGTCTGAATGATGCTGGATCAAAGTTTAGTCTGAGACAGAAGGGATCAGCTTCGTCTTCCTGTATGTTAGGACAGATCCACAGCCTGGGGTGGCTTAGCTTCCTGGAGGTGTCACAAGTATTATTGTGTTGGTGGGATGGGGACAGAATCAGAATCCAGCAGGCCAGCTGATGGCTTTTTTGCTGCCAACACAGAAGTACAGTCAGTAAAGGTGGAATAGATATTTACTGCACAGACCCCAAAGATCTCAGGCCCCACAGACCCCAGACCCCaaagctccagagccagaaacacctgcaggaagtgataggagagaggagagggacgagaaagcacaagactaccagaaaggggagaagttgtgttagtaacNNNNNNNNNNNNNNNNNNNNNNNNNNNNNNNNNNNNNNNNNNNNNNNNNNNNNNNNNNNNNNNNNNNNNNNNNNNNNNNNNNNNNNNNNNNNNNNNNNNNacagagggagagaaagtagaggagagaggagctcagtgcatcatgggaaatcccccggcagtctaggcctatagcagcataactaagggatggttcaggactcacctgagccagccctaactataagctttatcaaagatgAAAGTCTTAAGcttactcttaaatgtggagatggtgtctgcctcctgaacccaaactggaacctggttccacaggagaggagcttgatagctgaacgctctggctcctagtctacttttggagactctaggaaccacaagtaaacctgcattctgggagcgcagtgctctggtggggtagtaaggtactatgagctctttaagataagatgacGTTCTTCAGCAGAACTCGTCAGACTTTGTTATCGTCATGTTGAATATTTGAAAGCCAAAAGTCCTACAGGACAAATTGCGGTCAATAATATTTCTTAACTGAACGCCGAGCAGAGAACTCAGTTTCCTGTGATGCTGTGAAACGTTGAGTCATCCCTCTGAGAGTCATGTGACTGATGACCTCAtgtcttacttacttactgacaTGTGTTTCCTCCGACAGGTGA
This genomic window contains:
- the dnajc1 gene encoding dnaJ homolog subfamily C member 1, producing the protein MRVRTGPCRSLLVCLTLLVSAVPPLTAWDADLELLDLVEEIPQTFYQFLSLDQDASPAEIKKAYRRLSLILHPDKNKDENAETQFRQLVAIYEVLKDEERRHKYDDILVNGLPDWRQPVFYYRRVRKMSNAELAFLLFLILTVGHYAVIWSIYLEKQLDELLSKKKKEKKKKLSSRPPDDLRCIGQDRTDRIQDRPHWQDILPLKLSIWLYLSIKSLPETIQEVKQYYEDYQQMKQQQQREEAEAEKEAAPREKRPKVKKPKVEFPVYEPSLEDLNYQSYDQTTSIEDIEDQMDDWLQDRRAAKKKAADWTEDELSLLSRLMVKFPGGAPGRWEKIAQELGRSVADVTSKVKQVKEHVSHTSGLVKLSELKGPLLPVRSFPVADSVMTQRGGGACDKEQEDEEEEAAVRRRNRKPAAADGGEAKVRGRRQRDFDPTAVEEEGAEPQENREKAEPVVWTQSQQKLLELALQQFPRGTAERWDRIAKVVPGKTKEECMIRYKMLAELVQKKKQSKS